ATAGTACAGATGTCGTAATTTTTTAAAAACTGACTGGCTTGCTGCTGATTAAAAAATCCGCTTTTCGATACATTGGGTCGTTGGTGGCGAATTAAAAAAATGTGCCGGGTAGCCAATTCCTTCATAATTAAACGTAAATCTGGGTATCCGCTTAAAACGCTAATCAACCAACAGGGTTAAACTTTTCTGCTGCAGCTTCTTTATGGAACTCGCAAACTTCAAATAGATTTAAAATTTTTTAAAATCTTCTGATTGTAACGTCTGTTCTGTTGAATTTTAAATTCACAAATCGATTATCTGGCAACCTGCTGGTTTAATTGCGTATACAATTCAATTAATAACTTACACCAAGCACAAAAACTATGAAAAAGCTAAGTAAATTATCCTTCATTGCTGCCTTTGTGGCCTTCTCGTTTGTGGCCTGCGAAACCAAAACCACTGAAAACAGCGGAACCGCTACAGATGTAGAAGATGCCAATAATTCCTCGATAGAAGGAGACACCAAAGAAACCGCTGATAACATTGAAGACCAAGCCGAAGCGGCCGGTGATAAAACCGAAGCGGCCGCGAACGAAGCCAGCGCGGATATTAAAGAAGAGGGTCGGGAAGCAGGCGCTAAATTAAATGCAGCCGGCCAGGAAATAAAGCAAGAAGCAAAAGAAGCCGGTGCTGAGATTAAACAAGAAACCGAAGAAGCAAAAGCCAAACTAAAAGCCGGCGCTCAGAAAGCCAAGGACAAAATTAAAGAAGAAGCCAACGAAGCCAACGACGCTATACAAAACAACTAAAATCTTTTTGGCTTTTATATAACTTTAATCCGGTCAGAGCCAATTCGCTTGGTTTTGGCCGGATTAATTTTTTAATACCTTTTACGAAAATTCCCTACTGGCTTCACAAACCATCACCGTATTTAAAATACTCGTTTACGGTTACGGGTAGTTTACCATTGGCGCTTATACGGCCAGCTACCAGTTTAGCCGCGGCTTCCTGCACTGGTAAGAGCTGCTGGTAACCCACAATCAAACCATCGGCTTTCCTGATATCTTTTAGTTGCGTAAGCGTGTAGGCATTATCAAACAAAACTACCAGGCTGTTTTTCTGATCCAGGAGTTCGTTTACTAAATCCAATTCTTCTTTAGCAAGCAGCAGGGTATTACTCGGCCGGATGCTGGGTCCGTATAAACCAATAACCACTTGCTTGTATTTCTTCAGTTTCCGGCGCAAAGCTAAACGCGCTTTTTTATCGCTGCGCCGGGGCAGCACAAAGTTTTCCACGGGCACGTATTCGCTTAATCTTTTTTGAAAAAATGTGGGTTTGGATGCTCCTACCGCTACTACGGCGTATTTTACCCGCTTTTTGCGTTGCAGCGGAATAATGTGGCTCTGGTTGTGCAGCATGGTTAAAGAGCCTTCGGCCAAACGCCAGTTGGTTTCGTAAGCGCGCGAAGCCGTTAAATCGGCGTATAAGCTATCCAGCACAATGGGTTGGTATTTATTTAGGCCTACCCAGTATTTGGCCGATAATACTTTTTTGCAACGTTTATCAATATCTACCTGGCTCAGGCGTTTCTGCCGGATCGCTAACTTAATAGCTTCAATTGCTTTAGGCACGCTTACTAAACGTTCCAAAACATCGTTGCCGGCTTCTAAAGCTCTTACTTCGGCCTCACCCGCTTTAAAATATTTGGTTACGCCTTTCATTACCATAGCATCGGTAACTACCAGGCCGCCAAATTCCAGTTCTTTTTTTAATAAATCGGTAACAATGGGCCGCGAGAGCGTAGAGGGTAAGTTAGACGTAGAATCGAGTTTAGGCAAGTGCATGTGGGCCACCATAATACCACC
The sequence above is a segment of the Adhaeribacter swui genome. Coding sequences within it:
- a CDS encoding glycoside hydrolase family 3 protein; the protein is MLFFKNYAFNCRLLRFWITGFLLLAGLYLSSCREKEPPARKVVFKAREVEIDIEDTLKYPNALITSLHRKNRWVDSVFRRLTPEERIAQLMIVEAFSNQGPEHEEDVLHLIKKYKVGGLIFFQGGPVRQAKLTNKFQAASKVPLLISMDAESGIGMRMDSAIQYPLPMLLGAINNDSLIYRMGAEIAMEFKRLGMHLNFAPVVDINNNPANPIIGYRAFGENKNDVASKSLAYMLGMQSEGIIATAKHFPGHGDTNVDSHHDLPVIPYGRDRLDSLELYPFRELIQAGVGGIMVAHMHLPKLDSTSNLPSTLSRPIVTDLLKKELEFGGLVVTDAMVMKGVTKYFKAGEAEVRALEAGNDVLERLVSVPKAIEAIKLAIRQKRLSQVDIDKRCKKVLSAKYWVGLNKYQPIVLDSLYADLTASRAYETNWRLAEGSLTMLHNQSHIIPLQRKKRVKYAVVAVGASKPTFFQKRLSEYVPVENFVLPRRSDKKARLALRRKLKKYKQVVIGLYGPSIRPSNTLLLAKEELDLVNELLDQKNSLVVLFDNAYTLTQLKDIRKADGLIVGYQQLLPVQEAAAKLVAGRISANGKLPVTVNEYFKYGDGL